The genomic stretch TAGAAACTGGTCCCGGTCCAGGTTGCCCACTCGTTGGCGCATTTGCTATTAGGTTGCCCGTTACACCACCAGGAGCGGGAGCATTCTGTGCGTTTGTCGTCATCCCTAGCTGAGGCGATTGCTGAGCGGCTTGAGATTGATTCTGCGCTTGATTTTGCACTTGCTGTGATCCCTGACCGGTTTGTTGACCCGGATTCGTTTGCTGTTGGTTGGCTaactgctgttgctgttgttgtaggGTTTGATTCATACCCATCTCCTGGCTACCTTGACCACCAGATGCTTGCAACTGTTGCTGGTTTGACATTACGTTATTCTGGTTGAAGCCTTGAAGAAtacaaattttgtttcttttccaAACAATCGGTTTCGGCTATACTAACCCATCATTCCCATCGGATTAGAAACTCCCATTTGGCCAAGCTGCTGCTGCATCATAGGACTGTTGAAACTACCACGTTGTCCACTGGGACTCTGATACCCACTTGGGAACTGGCCGGACATAGTTTCTAAACTAAAATCACTTGCAAATTGAACCACAAAACGCTAGCAATGTTTTGAATCCACAAAACCTGCACACACACTTTTTAGCTAAACACAAAAAATCGCCAAAATCAAAATTTGACAGCAGCTTATATTTACCCGGTTTCGGCTATCAAGTAAAATACAGTGAGTAGCTCAAAGATAGCAATAAGAAACACACGCTAATTAAACTTAACTTAAACGCGatgtaaaaatagtaaaaatgcaGGATTAAAGATTGTTGTTTTCATCATCTGAcgaacccgaaaaaaaatttacgatatattttgcggtgagaacaatacacggacaatgttttttattgtaaccataaatgACACGGTATTTTTAATGTAAGCTGgcaaacgattgttgtcattaccatttttaaacaacgttttttttttgttgttgtatctaccaccgacaataattttaccatgaaaaacattgtcagtgatcgctaaatgtatgggaaaaatgcctgaaaaaattcTGTTAAGATAaataacgacccccctttttcatgctaaaaatggcaaaaacgatgttttttaatgttctggacaatgatatttaatgtgaAATTGATgtaattacaatgaaaaacatagttaaattatggcataaccacatacataagacatacgtaacactggcgtttttttctggtacacgttgccccatagtcagggttgccacatttagatctgtgttttcccttgaaaaaatctgagcatctgtatctggaacaaaaatatctgtaagaaaatctgtattgtttaaacataaagaactttgtgtttttaagtttttatggtacataaacaaaatttttagcttaaaacgtgtgaggagttaaaaatatgttcaatttgcttaatatttaatgGAATAAAATCTGGagtgtttataaaaattaatgtcaatttcgaaaaatctgtatatctgtacttttcgacgaaaatctgtatgtCTGTATATatagattctgtaccgttacttctCCCAAAAATCTGTagaatacagattaatctgtacatgtggcatccctgcccatagtactccgtacctcgtcctgtcaagctgctcgataaataatgaacgaaattaattttctttttctcggctttatcgagccccaaagaaaatcctatatggaactgtcaaaaagttgtttacaaaatcaatgcagcattattcaagtaggaacgagacaaatgcagggctgcgcaggtacactgccttcaaaaacaactcaaacagaggtttttattcagagtgtggtaccattcgagtagttcattttgtaccaacttttttggaagattcctGAGTGtaacgtatgtcttatgtatgtggcataactatgtacaattacagcaactttcaaggtttttaatgtttttttttcgggaatcTTCGCAAGTTCGATTAATACATTATAATATTATAATtgtgttgtttagctatatcagatttttatgtcatctgaaggagctgcattttctaagcaattgggttgtttaactATTCACGGAttactgatttttatatatcagctaaaagagtgtaattttctgagcaaaacgtgggttttaaaatttattttatcattgtccttcgatttttaaatgacgattaaaaaatcactctaaatcgctacaatgacagttacttagacatacgtaacactggcgatttttttggtactcgtcgccccacatcacccggtaccaacactagtttgaactgctcgacgaaaatgaacggaatgaattttcttcatcgcagctctactcgagcccataacaaaatcccttaaaaaactgtcaaaaagttgtttacaaaatcaatgctgcatttttcgagtggaaacgagacaaatgcagggctgcgcaggtacacaacctccataaactactcaaacagaggttttttacagaggttggtactttcgagtagttcattttgtaccaacttttttggaagatttcttcctgagtgttacgcatgtcttatgtatgtggttcgcccatataccaactgtcattgtagcgatttcgagtagttttaattcgtgatttaaaaatcgaagaacgatagaaaatttttgaaaatcacgttttgcttagaaaatgcagctctttcagatgatatataaaactgatatagctaaacaacccaatatttAAATcatgaattaaaactgctcggaatcgctacaatgacagttcgctctTATCAACTGTAATTGTAGCGATTcggagcgatttttatttttcatttaaaaaacgaaggacaatgatataaggttttaaaaaatcacgttttgctcagaaaagtACATTcgtttagctgatatataaaaatccaaAATCCGTGGATAGCTTAACAACCCAATTGAGTTGTTATATAcgggtatatgggcgaactgtcattgtagcgactttgagcagatttcgagcagttttaattcatgatttaaaaattgaaggacaacgataataatcactttttgcttagaaaatgcagcccTTTCAGAtaatataaaaactgatatagtgaaacaacccaattgggtcctaaagctataccaggttttatatatcatttgaaaaagccgcgttttctgagcaaaacgtgatttttaaaaaatgttcatcgttttccttcgatttttaaatgaagaataaaaaaactgctcgaaaggtctaagatgacgtttcgcccatgcaCGGTATATAagtgaactgtcatttaaggcatttcgagcagttttttattcttcgtttaaaaatcgaaggaaaatgataaatatttttaaaaaatcacgttttgctcagaaaattacactctttcagctgatatataaaaatcagaaaaccgtttaaaactttatgACCCAATTGAATATACCCTGTCGCTTTCGAGTGTAGCCCGGGACAGAAAAAATGTAGCTTTGGTGTAGTCTGGAGAGTGGAAACAAAAAACAGTGAAAAGGCAAAAGTGTaatcctcgtgtagctacatcGCAAAATCGAATTCGacattaacacttgcgtacccgacCCCTCCGAAGCCGaaaaatggaatttttttttacctgccattccgcaagacctgaaccgattttgatcgaacctttttcaaaagatcacaaatttatcatagtttttgggacagttggggacatttcgaaatttttcgtTGTTCCGGATTGatcgacatatcaaactttaagtttttgcaaTAGAACACTATTAATGATCGATATTTGGCCACTTGGACGACTAATGGCCGTTcctgtttgaatttttttatatgccGTAAGCTAGGTCTTGGAACCATTCACAGAACCGATTTCCGGAGCTCGGCCAGTAGTGTCCAAAACACGCCCAAGTGGCCAAATACCGATCGCCAATAGTGTTATTTTGCAAAAACCTAAAGCTTAATATGTCGCAAGCTAGGCTTCGCTACCATTTTtaatctagcctgtgtctctggaagggtacttaccccactgttcccctcgataaatccggaacaacggaaaatttcgaaatgtcccttactgtcccaaaaactatgataaatttgtgatcttttgaaaaaggttcgatcacAATCGGTTCAcatcttgcggaatggcaggtaaaagaattttcattttttcggcttCGGAGGGGTCGGATACGCATGTGTTAAATATGGTGCTAAGCAAGCAGCAGAAATGCAGAATCTACCAGTTTTCACAAAATGAGTTAGAGCTTACCCAGTTTGGTGTTACTTTTTACCAGCAATTTTGTTAATAGTTTAAGCATGTAAGCATGTGGTTgtaaagtttgtttttattctgATTCGTTTCTGCAATTCTGCATGCTTTTATACAAAGTTCGGTTTGTACGGTTTATATCTGTTAATAATTCATGAAACCTTAACGTAAAATCGTAGTTTATAGCACTTATCTTCAAGCTTTAATAAACGAGATGGGAGTGCGTGGACTGACCACCTACATCGCCACGAATGCCGAGCGTTTTCTGCGACCATTCGAATTGCACGATTGTTCGCTGGTAATCGACGGAGATAACTTGTGCATTCAGTTGTTTGTCCGCTCAGAAGAACAGGTAGGGGCTTTCGGTGGAAATTATGATCACTATTTTCGAGCGGTTGTGGCTTTCTTCGAACTTCTTGCCAAATGCAACGTACAACCGTACGTCCTGCTGGATGGTGGCTATGAGAGGAACAAACTAAAAACGGTATGTAGTCGAATGTTGGGTCGAATTCAGATAGTTAAATACGTCAAAGCCGTTTCAAATCGAACAATTATTCCGTTACTCATTCGAGAAGTATTTGTCGACGCGCTACGAGCAATGAGGGTCCCCTTCATGCGATGCCTGTTCGAAGCGGATAACGAGATTGCGATTCTGGCCAGAAAACTCAACTGTCCGGTTTTGAGCTATGATAGCGATTTTTATATTCACAACGTAAAATATATACCATACGTTACGATCACTCACAAAATTTACAGGAGAGTGGTAGAAAGTGAACAGAAATATACTATTGAGTTAGTAGACCGTAAGAATAAAGGAAGAGATAGAGTACTTGCCAAACAGGGTGATGGAGACATCCAACCCGATCAAATTCAAGAAGCTTTCTGCTATCTGGACTGTTCGCTGTACACGATTGAGCAGCTGATCGGTTCTGAAGATAGTCTCAACCCGGAAATGCTACCTCTCTTTGCTACGCTACTCGGTAATGACTACATTGAGCGTCGCGTTCTTTCGCGATTTTATTCTACAATGAAAGTGGGAAAGGTCAGCCGAAAAGTAGCCCCCCAGCAACGGAGGATAGTTGCGATTCTGAAATGGCTGCGACATCATTCGGTCCAATCGGCAACTAAGACTATTTTGAATCAGGTCCAAGATAAGCGTCGGGATGCTTTGATGCGGCAGCTACGAGGTGCGATGTACGGGTATAACTGTGAGGAATGCACTTCCTATGAATATTTTGGCTTCCAAGATGAGGCGGAAGCGGAAGGGAATGCAGATAATTTTCTGGAGCATTTCGAAGATGATAGTAGCGAAGCTATTGTTGAACAAGAGTTGGTAGACGAAGAAAAGACACTGGAAACGGATTCAGTGAGTGAAGTGGTAAAAATGATGGTTATATTCTTTACTGATAATTATAATGTTTTGTTTCGTAGGAAATCCCGGATGAAGAGGACGACCCAGAATCTGCTAGTGACGAAACGGAATATGCTGAAAGTGAAAAGGAGGAGGAACAGGACTGTGAATTGTCCTGCTTTACTTGGGAACCTTGGCTGGTAGATATTTATCAGGCCGGTCTAACTCCTCGTTTTGTGGTTGACCTTTACCATTCCAGCCAGTATATAAATTATCCCCAAGTGGAAAATATTGCCAAACCGGATAGTAATGAAATTTGCTATAACATTTTGCGGTATATCTTTGCTTTGTTGAAAAGTTCAAACAGGGGTCATAATTTTCGGTATCTTACAAGATGCCAGAACGTAGCACACTATCGATGGGTAAAATTTCAGGAGGTACAACTTCCTGAATTTATAAGTTTTCACCCGAACAAAGAAAAGAATATGCCCCTCTTAAAAGTGGCATTCGATGAGCTTGCTAATTGCGAGGATGTTTTTTTAAAACTACACGAGCTTCCCATTAATCAAAGGCTTTATTTTCTATGTATAATCTACTGGGCCTTCAAAAGTGATTCTGTTAGCTGCATTCATGTTCACGccttgatactgtgcttaataCAGCTTCAATATGTAGACAAGCATTTGACGAACAAATCCAGAGATCAGAAGGTTTTCCAAACAAACCTTAAAACATACTTAGACACACAGAAAAAATCATTTGCGAAAAGTTCAACCCCCGACCTGCGACAAAACGAGGATGAAACAACCACGCAAATCATCAAAAGACTTTCGACGGCAGTCAAAAAACCGGAAGCTACACTATCATACGAAATTCTATTGCCACACTTTTCCATCCCCGAGCGCAATTACCGACGGCACGCGGAATTCGACCGTGAAGTCGCACACACATTTGCGGAATTGCAAGCCGTAATGCTGAATGTGTTCACGTTGAATGCTTTACTGAGGCATCCTTtcgagccacttcgggtgcacGAATTTTACAACGGTCTGTTCATTCACAACCTTTATCAATCACTGAAAACCCGCTCGGATCCGATGGAGTACATTAGAAGGACAATTTTTCGCTATTCTTCAACGCTATCGGCGCTACATCTGGTATTTTATGAATTTGTCATAGGTTTGGTGCCAAGGCTGAAAAATAGCCACCACACGATCAGTGTAAAATCCAAACCGAAGAAAAAGAGTAAAAATTCGAAGCGGATGAGCAGCAATCGAAAGCGGCAGGATGTTGAGCTGAACAAGGATGAGGTAGATGCTGACAGCGACTCAGACGAGTTTAGTGATGTAAATAATATGTTTCATCAACTGATGATCAGCGGTCAATAAATTAAGGTGAGagttaatttttatcaaaatttaatttaagaTTGTTCGTTGTATGAAGCAAACATAATATGATTTAGATTTGCGAAACAAGATACTTTATTTAATATTCAATACGCACTTTTAAAGTTGCAATTACACTAACTGCCTCTCCGTTagacaaaaaatatgtttggaaaagCCGTCAAAATTAGCAAATATGATATTCTTTATATCGTTTTGCTTGCTTCATTCTATTAGGCGGAGCACAGGTGgtgaaaaaatatcttttttttggaaatgaattgaaagaaaaataaaagctCGCCTCTCttagtgtaattttttttaatctagataccaatactcaaaaaaatcttCCGGTCACACACGTTCAACTTCAGTTTTGCTTATGAACATTCTCTCAGCGTAGGGTAAAGGGTAAGTTTATGCTTaatgctacgaaaaataaaaaccatttTCGATTGACGGCGGTGAGAGCTAGTGAAAAGTTGAGTTGGATTGATCCTGTAAAGCACTTTTACTCGGCTAGACTGCGCGCTGCGGAGCATCGATATTAGATTCTCGTAagcattttttgtttcattattttACAGGGTCTGCGTGCGGTTTTTTGCTGCATTGAAGTGCAGAGAGTTGCCACGCGTCTATACACAAAACGTTCCGAAAAACATTCTCCGTTATCGAGTTGTCTGTTAtacaataatttcaaactcATCGTCAGAATCGTCCAATAGCCGCGTTTCTACTTCCTCAAATTCTGTAATAAAAGAATGCTGTAATTTGGCAACAGATGGAACTAAATTCAATTTAAGGTACCTTCGTTTACGATTTCCGTAGCAGAGATCTCATTGAACGCCTCATTTGGTTCGCTGTTTTTTCTCGACGATGCGGATGACACAGTTGTGGGTGTCCATGGCGCTTGACGCGTTTTAGTAACCTCGAATAATGCCTGGCAACTgccactattcagttcttcgttGAACTGTCGCACCAGATCTTCAAACTCTTTCTTGGTTGGGCAGACGAAGCACACAGCCAGCGAAGGATCCATAGCTTTAAAATTAATTCTTCTTGCATACTTTTGATGGAAAGATTCGTCCATTTCTATTTCCTCTGGCTCTGATTTGTTTCCGACAGTTCCACTTCGCTGGACGGTGTGTGGATCCAGAAACAGTGCCTCATCTCCCACGTAACCTATAAAGTATAGCGCTTGATTGGGGCGCCCTCCGATCATTCCGCAACTGCCACTCAACTCGAAGCATTTCTTTAATCCCTCGATGTAAATTGGGTTGACTTCACTTAAACCCAGCCGAAGGGGTATTATCAGCAGCAAAGGTTTCCAACATTCGCCATCGCTTTTGTCCACGCAAAGTTCCACTGGAGAGTGAATGATTTACTTATTGagcttttcgaaaaatcgattagTAATACTCACAAACTTCTTCTGTAGCCAGCGTGTTATCAAGAGCAACGTGAATCGCCAAATTACACCAATCGTCGAATTTCACCAGCTTCCTAAAATCATTCCAATTATTAGAACTACCGACAATAGGTCATATGAAGCACTCACTTCAGCACTTGTGCGACTGTATTTGGGCCGAACCATTCGCCAACTCGCTTCTCCTCCGACGACTCTCCGGTCAGCGCAATTTGATGCAGTGAAAAGGGTGCCTGTTTGTTGTCCTCGAGTCGGTTTACAATTTTCAGGTAAATTGGTTCCCTTGTTTCGGGCGTCCAGAGCCACTCTCGACCCAGGTGCAACTGCGTTAATGCTTGTGCGAGCACCATCTGCCCACAGCGGAGCATACAGCCCCATCCCTTGTCGGTGGTGAGCAGCGATCCTCCGATGGGAACAAATCCGCGCCGATATGTACACCACAATCGGCTGTGGACATCCTGCCGTACTGCGTCCAGATCTGTCATTGGGTAATAAGGGAAGGAATATgaacgataattttttttttaatatcttattccaattgattttaaatcattttaaatgaaatttcaaAGAACGCAATTATGTTTCACAATATTGCGAGTAATATGAGTcaaaactgttgaaataacttttgttaagCAACCACACTTTGTTCAACTGTGTATTAACAGTACTACAACATgctcaaatattttttatttactttatgacatgaataacaaaaaaatgttttaaagaaACGCTAAAATATTGCGCTGCAGATGCATTGGAACGTAGACATGgcaaaagttgtttcttatcaGCAGACTATAGAACTGATGGTTTCATGTTTTCAGTGAATTCTGCATTTTTGTTTGCGATTTCTGCTCCTTGAAGTTGTCGCAGACAATTGAGTTGTGCTCAATGCAAGTACTCcgagaacaaaaacaaaacaaaaaatctcGATACGCAATATTGTCATCGTCATCGCCCGTACTGCGGTCATCGCACTCATTCGTTCAATCGTCCCATGAATGTATGTGCTCTGACACAGCAGACAGAAAGGATGGCCTTTCTGGTGAAAGCTGACAGATAATGAACGAAACAGAAAAACATGGAGAGGCATTTACAGGGACGTAAAATGGACGCTTCCGTTTACCTTGAAGTGCATTGTATTGCTTGCCCAATATCCAGACAGTTACGTCCGCCTTGGGGATGTCATCCGGTTCGACTGAACCAATGTCGTAGCCCACGTACGTGTCCAGCATATAGTCCATGATTTTTAGGCCTTGCAGCAGCTAGCAATTGATACCATTACCCCTCGCTGGTGACCAACAATATGGGACAGCAGTTCGCTAGCAGGCCGAGCTCCAGCGGAATTCTCTGATTCGTGTTAAGTTTCTTCCACGTCACTTACAGGCACTACAAATTTCAATCACAAATCACTAGAGCTTTAGGTCGCAGAAAATGAAACTGCAAATTTAGAATTTCTTTTGTTCAGCTTTGTTGTTATTTTTGAGCATGTTTTGACACATCTTCGTTGATGCACAGCTGGTTTCTTGCTAGTACACGGCAGGCAATTGTTAGGCTATTTTAGTGTAAATTCTAAGCTGACAgcatttttgtacgtttttccCGTAAAATCCGGAAGTTAGAAAAAGGTGTTGCCTCTGAGAAACGATTTCCTCTACATCATCACAAGGAATACATATATCATTCACTTTTACACAAATAttcaatgtttcaaaaaatttcccGTTTTCAGTAGTAATATCTACGATTCTCGGTAATTCATATGCTTTTTTCGTCTTTCAATATTCATCGAAAatgtaaatattgaaaaaaagtttttcatttgGAACTAATTTGGTTCAAATTAATCACAAGTTCTAAGAAAATTTTGGTTCGTTgttttttatataacttttaAAGTTAATATTCAAGAGCTACGAAATGAAATATTGGTAGCTATccaacatttttcatttttgatgCTAAAATCGTGAAagtcggttcagccatctctgagagaaatgaagaaaaaaggaAATAGTTTTTATATGGTTATGTCTTGTCAAGAGAAAAATAAGTAGTTTTATAAAGATTTTTGCAGTACAAATGTAACTAACCAAAAGTGTGCCAAACGGAGGGTTTACTGCGAGTTGGTTTAActgaaaagcagtaaatattgAAGTAACTATTTTTCtactttattttcttttcaGCGTTTTGTTGAAGTTATTTTCTAAACATATATCAAAGCTAAAATTAGATTATGTTTCTCGAGCGGTATAGAATCGGCTTTATTCCCACGGTCATCAGACCTATAATTTAATATTTCCTAACAATTTGCCTTGATCTTTGTGTATCATACTTCATTGTAAAAGATAATGTTtaattaaatattattttaatatacgagatgtttatattctCTTCGTAACAGGAATTctgaactttgtttaaagaataaagttttgatttacaaacaaatttttagaccagcaatattTTATGCTGTACTggtcaatttgttgtttaacaaggacgaaaacgcttcaaaggatttagaataaaattcttaaaatgattttgaagcgtcctcgtgGTTTGATAAACCCGAagtacatagacttactggtgttgaaacattaagtcaaataaaataattaacaattttcgacataaatcgttgcaatccttaattgctacgataagctctctctatagccaataagttagcaattaagtaagttgtaagtttacttcctttttttttgacaagcaggtttaaatccctacgagtgataagtcctaattgcgaaagcaaacaaatcccaacaattaaaataacaatttttccAACAGTGTTGTGAAGTCACCATTTATGATTGGACACGCATACTCATTATTTAGTAATATCTACtatcaaatatattaaataccaatatagttcactttcgtgaaattatgaagacaaattgaaaatgacagaagcgttagtcaccttttcgaccgctaggtgcgccacttctgattttgttctacacgacatgcgaaatagagcaacttttgacaataatattaccctaatgggtacactgaaaaaaattcacattttattgtgaagtggactcggcggaatattttataataataaagttcgcctatgcataaggcaatccatgggtggtgttccacggtttgtacgtttgtcgacctccgacaatattttgagttgtaaaatgtcgacttccggtgactgggaaactgccgaaaatgaccaaataccacctaatatggtttttttttaactagaatgacgctcagaggccagaaattgtctcgaaatgccagtttgaaatccaagatggcgacttccggtttttgaaaaatcagataaaattttgaattgtaagatggcgacttccagtgattggaaaaaagaagaaaatgaccaaataccaccaatatggatgtttctttaactagaatgacgctcagaggccagaaattgtctctgaataccattttgaaatccaagatggcaacttccggtttctgagaaacagcgagatatgaccaaataccatccaatatgggtatttccgaaatcgtgatgatgcactgaaaccacaaatcgacctcagacaacattttgagtagtaaaatggcgacttttggtgactggaaaactgccgaaaatgacccaaaaacaaccaaatatgggtgtttctttaaccagaatgatgctcagaggccagaaattgtctccaaatgccattttgaaatccaatatggcgacttccggttcctaaacaacagtggcaaaaggccaaataacactcattatgggtatttccgggattgttatgatgcactgaagctacgaatcgacctcagataacattatgaattgtaaaatgacgacttccggtaaatgggaaactgctgaaaatagccaaataacacccaatatgggtatttcttcaaccggccgatttccatccaatatgagatgtttcgataccagaatgatacacaggagctagaatcgaccacagacaacattttaaattctaagatggtgacttccggtttctgtggaacagccgaaaatgactaaataacacctatcattggtgtttcttaaaccagaatgacgctcaggggccagaaattgtctccaaaaaaaataacctaaagggaccaaataccacccaatatgagtgtttctttaaccagaatgatgcatggagctaaaaattgacctcagacaccattttgaattgtaagatggcaacttctgggaaacagccgaatactactgcatatgaatatttccgtaatcgaaataatgtatagaagccaagcattgaccctggacaccataatgaattcgaagatgaccactttcagtttctggaaaacaacgaaaataactgaataccacctaacatgagtgttttcggaatagaggtgatgtactaaaggcaaaagtcgaggatgttgtcattccgataaaaccaataatttcaaacgatataaacaaatcgcaagaaatcaatgaatttggaatgttgaaaattattgaattaaacacaaaaataggcgggacgaagtttgccgggtcagctagtaaatacataaatatgctggttaaagcaaagctgcaagtgatgaatatgaCGATTAGAACTCgggagcaaaaaattcggagggataaaaaaaaacaaaaaatactttcaaaacgaataaaactaaacattaaataatagtttttgcataacagttgttatcactaattatgtttgttttgttgaatatctttaatatataatataaaaaagcttttaaaccaattacaacatgatatgtatccatacttaaattgataaattgatag from Wyeomyia smithii strain HCP4-BCI-WySm-NY-G18 chromosome 3, ASM2978416v1, whole genome shotgun sequence encodes the following:
- the LOC129730271 gene encoding protein asteroid isoform X2, which produces MGVRGLTTYIATNAERFLRPFELHDCSLVIDGDNLCIQLFVRSEEQVGAFGGNYDHYFRAVVAFFELLAKCNVQPYVLLDGGYERNKLKTVCSRMLGRIQIVKYVKAVSNRTIIPLLIREVFVDALRAMRVPFMRCLFEADNEIAILARKLNCPVLSYDSDFYIHNVKYIPYVTITHKIYRRVVESEQKYTIELVDRKNKGRDRVLAKQGDGDIQPDQIQEAFCYLDCSLYTIEQLIGSEDSLNPEMLPLFATLLGNDYIERRVLSRFYSTMKVGKVSRKVAPQQRRIVAILKWLRHHSVQSATKTILNQVQDKRRDALMRQLRGAMYGYNCEECTSYEYFGFQDEAEAEGNADNFLEHFEDDSSEAIVEQELVDEEKTLETDSVSEEIPDEEDDPESASDETEYAESEKEEEQDCELSCFTWEPWLVDIYQAGLTPRFVVDLYHSSQYINYPQVENIAKPDSNEICYNILRYIFALLKSSNRGHNFRYLTRCQNVAHYRWVKFQEVQLPEFISFHPNKEKNMPLLKVAFDELANCEDVFLKLHELPINQRLYFLCIIYWAFKSDSVSCIHVHALILCLIQLQYVDKHLTNKSRDQKVFQTNLKTYLDTQKKSFAKSSTPDLRQNEDETTTQIIKRLSTAVKKPEATLSYEILLPHFSIPERNYRRHAEFDREVAHTFAELQAVMLNVFTLNALLRHPFEPLRVHEFYNGLFIHNLYQSLKTRSDPMEYIRRTIFRYSSTLSALHLVFYEFVIGLVPRLKNSHHTISVKSKPKKKSKNSKRMSSNRKRQDVELNKDEVDADSDSDEFSDVNNMFHQLMISGQ
- the LOC129730271 gene encoding protein asteroid isoform X3; its protein translation is MGVRGLTTYIATNAERFLRPFELHDCSLVIDGDNLCIQLFVRSEEQVGAFGGNYDHYFRAVVAFFELLAKCNVQPYVLLDGGYERNKLKTVCSRMLGRIQIVKYVKAVSNRTIIPLLIREVFVDALRAMRVPFMRCLFEADNEIAILARKLNCPVLSYDSDFYIHNVKYIPYVTITHKIYRRVVESEQKYTIELVDRKNKGRDRVLAKQGDGDIQPDQIQEAFCYLDCSLYTIEQLIGSEDSLNPEMLPLFATLLGNDYIERRVLSRFYSTMKVGKVSRKVAPQQRRIVAILKWLRHHSVQSATKTILNQVQDKRRDALMRQLRGAMYGYNCEECTSYEYFGFQDEAEAEGNADNFLEHFEDDSSEAIVEQELVDEEKTLETDSEIPDEEDDPESASDETEYAESEKEEEQDCELSCFTWEPWLVDIYQAGLTPRFVVDLYHSSQYINYPQVENIAKPDSNEICYNILRYIFALLKSSNRGHNFRYLTRCQNVAHYRWVKFQEVQLPEFISFHPNKEKNMPLLKVAFDELANCEDVFLKLHELPINQRLYFLCIIYWAFKSDSVSCIHVHALILCLIQLQYVDKHLTNKSRDQKVFQTNLKTYLDTQKKSFAKSSTPDLRQNEDETTTQIIKRLSTAVKKPEATLSYEILLPHFSIPERNYRRHAEFDREVAHTFAELQAVMLNVFTLNALLRHPFEPLRVHEFYNGLFIHNLYQSLKTRSDPMEYIRRTIFRYSSTLSALHLVFYEFVIGLVPRLKNSHHTISVKSKPKKKSKNSKRMSSNRKRQDVELNKDEVDADSDSDEFSDVNNMFHQLMISGQ
- the LOC129730271 gene encoding protein asteroid isoform X1, whose translation is MGVRGLTTYIATNAERFLRPFELHDCSLVIDGDNLCIQLFVRSEEQVGAFGGNYDHYFRAVVAFFELLAKCNVQPYVLLDGGYERNKLKTVCSRMLGRIQIVKYVKAVSNRTIIPLLIREVFVDALRAMRVPFMRCLFEADNEIAILARKLNCPVLSYDSDFYIHNVKYIPYVTITHKIYRRVVESEQKYTIELVDRKNKGRDRVLAKQGDGDIQPDQIQEAFCYLDCSLYTIEQLIGSEDSLNPEMLPLFATLLGNDYIERRVLSRFYSTMKVGKVSRKVAPQQRRIVAILKWLRHHSVQSATKTILNQVQDKRRDALMRQLRGAMYGYNCEECTSYEYFGFQDEAEAEGNADNFLEHFEDDSSEAIVEQELVDEEKTLETDSVSEVEIPDEEDDPESASDETEYAESEKEEEQDCELSCFTWEPWLVDIYQAGLTPRFVVDLYHSSQYINYPQVENIAKPDSNEICYNILRYIFALLKSSNRGHNFRYLTRCQNVAHYRWVKFQEVQLPEFISFHPNKEKNMPLLKVAFDELANCEDVFLKLHELPINQRLYFLCIIYWAFKSDSVSCIHVHALILCLIQLQYVDKHLTNKSRDQKVFQTNLKTYLDTQKKSFAKSSTPDLRQNEDETTTQIIKRLSTAVKKPEATLSYEILLPHFSIPERNYRRHAEFDREVAHTFAELQAVMLNVFTLNALLRHPFEPLRVHEFYNGLFIHNLYQSLKTRSDPMEYIRRTIFRYSSTLSALHLVFYEFVIGLVPRLKNSHHTISVKSKPKKKSKNSKRMSSNRKRQDVELNKDEVDADSDSDEFSDVNNMFHQLMISGQ